From the Pomacea canaliculata isolate SZHN2017 linkage group LG4, ASM307304v1, whole genome shotgun sequence genome, one window contains:
- the LOC112561453 gene encoding tRNase Z TRZ1-like isoform X1, with translation MPTCIQALGTCLKALSHGRCCCRRLQILANLCHCYFHWSPWFDFSSQVRYFNAFQRKRALGMSALEEGWLKADGYSIYAWSVSGYETCVVVKSDDLQSISFDMGASIPQSLGCANVFISHGHMDHIGAVSSHAAKRGLFGLRKAQYFVPPHLVEKLKSVTDASFAMSENTEALKDVNIIPFGKNITINLPNNYLMRTFPTVHRIPSQGYILYKQIKKLRPELVGQPATKIAEMHRKNVPIHDVITTPELAYTGDTTIEVFLNPPTEDLLRVKILVTEATYLGHHDTSDNIRKAKEFGHTHLQELIDNAHLFKDIGNIILMHFSARYSSQDVQQIVASSIPEELKGKVHCAITAKEKMS, from the exons ATGCCGACATGTATCCAAGCACTCGGCACCTGTCTAAAAGCTCTTTCACATGGTCGCTGCTGTTGTAGACGATTACAAATATTGGCAAACCTTTGCCACTGCTACTTCCATTGGTCTCCTTGGTTTGATTTTTCTTCGCAAGTACGTTATTTTAACGCATTTCAGCGTAAGCGGGCTCTCGGGATGAGTGCTTTAGAAGAAGGATGGCTAAAAGCTGATGGCTATAGCATCTACGCGTGGTCGGTGTCAGGATACGAGACATGCGTAGTCGTCAAGTCAGACGATCTTCAGAGTATTTCATTTGACATGGGTGCCTCCATTCCACAGAGTCTTGGatgtgcaaatgtttttatcag CCATGGCCATATGGATCACATAGGAGCAGTATCAAGTCATGCTGCCAAGAGGGGGCTCTTTGGACTGCGCAAGGCTCAATATTTTGTACCACCACATTTGGTAGAGAAACTGAAAAGTGTCACAGATGCCAGCTTTGCTATGTCGGAAAATACGGAAGCTCTGAAAGATGTCAATATTATACCATTTGGCAAAAATATTACCATAAAT ttgcCAAACAACTACCTCATGAGAACATTTCCTACTGTTCATCGTATTCCCAGCCAAGGCTACATCTTGtataaacagataaagaaaCTCAGACCTGAGCTGGTGGGCCAGCCTGCCACAAAAATTGCTGAGATGCATCGTAAAAATGTGCCGATTCACGATGTCATTACTACACCAGAACTGGCCTATACAG GTGATACAACAATAGAAGTGTTTTTGAATCCACCCACAGAAGACCTTTTACGGGTAAAAATCCTAGTGACAGAAGCCACGTATTTGGGCCACCATGACACATCAGATAACATCCGCAAAGCAAAAGAATTTGGTCATACTCACCTGCAAGAATTGATAGACAATGCCCACCTGTTTAAAGATATAGGAAACATCATTCTTATGCATTTTTCTGCCAGGTACTCATCTCAGGATGTTCAACAAATTGTTGCCTCAAGCATACCAGAGGAACTGAAGGGAAAAGTTCATTGTGCTATAAcagcaaaagagaaaatgtcttga
- the LOC112561453 gene encoding tRNase Z TRZ1-like isoform X2 yields the protein MSALEEGWLKADGYSIYAWSVSGYETCVVVKSDDLQSISFDMGASIPQSLGCANVFISHGHMDHIGAVSSHAAKRGLFGLRKAQYFVPPHLVEKLKSVTDASFAMSENTEALKDVNIIPFGKNITINLPNNYLMRTFPTVHRIPSQGYILYKQIKKLRPELVGQPATKIAEMHRKNVPIHDVITTPELAYTGDTTIEVFLNPPTEDLLRVKILVTEATYLGHHDTSDNIRKAKEFGHTHLQELIDNAHLFKDIGNIILMHFSARYSSQDVQQIVASSIPEELKGKVHCAITAKEKMS from the exons ATGAGTGCTTTAGAAGAAGGATGGCTAAAAGCTGATGGCTATAGCATCTACGCGTGGTCGGTGTCAGGATACGAGACATGCGTAGTCGTCAAGTCAGACGATCTTCAGAGTATTTCATTTGACATGGGTGCCTCCATTCCACAGAGTCTTGGatgtgcaaatgtttttatcag CCATGGCCATATGGATCACATAGGAGCAGTATCAAGTCATGCTGCCAAGAGGGGGCTCTTTGGACTGCGCAAGGCTCAATATTTTGTACCACCACATTTGGTAGAGAAACTGAAAAGTGTCACAGATGCCAGCTTTGCTATGTCGGAAAATACGGAAGCTCTGAAAGATGTCAATATTATACCATTTGGCAAAAATATTACCATAAAT ttgcCAAACAACTACCTCATGAGAACATTTCCTACTGTTCATCGTATTCCCAGCCAAGGCTACATCTTGtataaacagataaagaaaCTCAGACCTGAGCTGGTGGGCCAGCCTGCCACAAAAATTGCTGAGATGCATCGTAAAAATGTGCCGATTCACGATGTCATTACTACACCAGAACTGGCCTATACAG GTGATACAACAATAGAAGTGTTTTTGAATCCACCCACAGAAGACCTTTTACGGGTAAAAATCCTAGTGACAGAAGCCACGTATTTGGGCCACCATGACACATCAGATAACATCCGCAAAGCAAAAGAATTTGGTCATACTCACCTGCAAGAATTGATAGACAATGCCCACCTGTTTAAAGATATAGGAAACATCATTCTTATGCATTTTTCTGCCAGGTACTCATCTCAGGATGTTCAACAAATTGTTGCCTCAAGCATACCAGAGGAACTGAAGGGAAAAGTTCATTGTGCTATAAcagcaaaagagaaaatgtcttga